One genomic region from Kamptonema formosum PCC 6407 encodes:
- a CDS encoding YgiT-type zinc finger protein, translating into MTMIEEIRVKIVQGDFEFLKLGEAKMETDILKETIVEEKVTFTLEIKGKFIIFENVPARVCVETRERFFSPERVKRLQQIVWEDRKPTRVIETPVIEFTA; encoded by the coding sequence ATGACAATGATTGAAGAAATTAGGGTTAAAATTGTACAGGGTGATTTTGAATTTTTAAAATTAGGAGAAGCCAAAATGGAAACTGACATTTTGAAAGAAACAATTGTAGAAGAAAAAGTAACTTTTACCCTAGAAATTAAGGGCAAGTTTATCATTTTTGAAAACGTCCCAGCTAGGGTTTGTGTGGAAACGAGAGAACGTTTTTTTTCTCCTGAGAGAGTAAAGCGGTTGCAGCAAATAGTTTGGGAAGACAGAAAGCCTACTCGCGTGATTGAGACACCTGTAATTGAGTTTACTGCATAG
- the psbC gene encoding photosystem II reaction center protein CP43, with product MVTLSNPYLSGRDQDSTGFAWWSGNARLINLSGKLLGAHVAHAGLIVFWAGAMTLFEVAHFIPEKPMYEQGLILMPHIATLGWGVGAGGEVTSIFPFFVVGVVHLISSAVLGLGGIYHAVRGPETLEEYSRFFGYDWKDKNQMTNILGYHLIILGCGALLLVAKAMAFGGLYDTWAPGGGDVRVITNPTLNPSVIFGYLTRSPFGGEGWLVSVNNLEDVVGGHIWVGLICIAGGVWHILTKPFGWSRRASIWSGEAYLSYSLGALSLMGFIACCFVWFNNTVYPSEFYGPTGPEASQAQALTFLIRDQRLGANVGSAQGPTGLGKYLMRSPTGEIIFGGETMRFWDFQGPWLEPLRGTNGLDLNKIKNDIQPWQARRAAEYMTHAPLGSLNSVGGVATEVNSFNYVSPRSWLACFHFVMGFFFLVGHLWHAGRARAAVAGFEKGIDRENEAVLSMPNLD from the coding sequence GTGGTAACGCTCTCTAATCCTTACTTAAGCGGCCGCGACCAAGATTCCACCGGCTTTGCCTGGTGGTCTGGTAATGCTCGCCTGATCAACCTTTCCGGTAAGTTGTTGGGCGCTCACGTTGCTCACGCTGGTCTGATCGTATTCTGGGCCGGAGCGATGACTTTGTTTGAAGTCGCTCACTTCATTCCCGAAAAGCCCATGTACGAACAGGGCTTAATTCTCATGCCTCACATCGCTACCTTGGGTTGGGGCGTAGGCGCTGGCGGTGAAGTCACCAGCATCTTCCCCTTCTTCGTAGTCGGTGTAGTTCACCTCATCTCCTCTGCTGTTCTCGGTTTGGGCGGCATTTATCACGCCGTTCGCGGCCCAGAAACCCTGGAAGAATACTCTCGCTTCTTTGGGTATGACTGGAAAGACAAGAACCAGATGACCAACATCCTGGGCTACCACCTGATTATTTTGGGATGTGGCGCTCTGCTGTTGGTAGCTAAAGCAATGGCTTTTGGTGGCTTGTACGACACATGGGCTCCTGGCGGTGGCGATGTGCGGGTAATTACCAATCCCACGCTAAATCCTAGTGTGATCTTCGGCTACTTGACTCGCTCTCCCTTCGGTGGCGAAGGCTGGCTCGTTAGCGTCAATAACTTAGAAGATGTTGTTGGCGGTCATATCTGGGTTGGCTTGATTTGTATTGCTGGCGGTGTCTGGCACATTCTAACTAAGCCTTTCGGTTGGTCTCGCCGCGCCTCTATCTGGTCTGGGGAAGCTTATCTTTCCTATAGCTTAGGCGCTTTGTCGCTGATGGGCTTTATTGCTTGCTGCTTTGTCTGGTTTAACAATACTGTTTACCCTAGCGAATTTTATGGGCCGACGGGGCCAGAAGCTTCTCAAGCTCAAGCTTTGACCTTCCTGATCCGCGACCAACGCTTAGGCGCAAACGTCGGTTCTGCACAAGGCCCGACTGGTTTGGGTAAATACTTGATGCGCTCTCCTACTGGCGAAATTATTTTCGGTGGTGAAACGATGCGTTTCTGGGATTTCCAAGGCCCTTGGTTGGAGCCTCTGCGCGGTACTAATGGCTTAGATTTGAACAAGATCAAGAATGATATTCAGCCTTGGCAAGCTCGCCGTGCTGCTGAGTACATGACTCACGCTCCTTTGGGTTCTTTGAACTCTGTGGGTGGTGTGGCGACTGAGGTTAACTCGTTTAACTATGTGTCTCCGCGTTCTTGGTTGGCCTGTTTCCACTTCGTGATGGGTTTCTTCTTCTTAGTTGGTCACTTGTGGCACGCTGGTCGCGCTCGCGCGGCTGTTGCTGGCTTTGAGAAAGGTATTGACCGGGAGAATGAGGCTGTACTTTCTATGCCTAATCTTGATTAG
- a CDS encoding Uma2 family endonuclease, producing MTTVILNLENVDLSDEQFYRLCQVNRDWQFERTAKGEIVIMSPVGGVSGNREASLITDVYLWNRQTQLGIVFSSSTIFRLPNGGDRSPDVAWVRLERWSALTEEEQEKFPPICPDFVIELRSRTDAIQPLREKMQEYLNSGLQLGWLINPQDRQVEIYRRDRTVEIVQIPVSLSGEDVLPGFVLNWPLA from the coding sequence ATGACGACAGTGATTTTAAATTTGGAAAATGTCGATCTGAGTGACGAACAGTTTTACCGCTTGTGTCAGGTTAATCGAGATTGGCAATTTGAACGCACAGCTAAGGGAGAGATCGTTATTATGTCCCCTGTAGGTGGAGTGAGTGGAAATCGAGAAGCTAGTTTAATTACAGATGTATATTTGTGGAATCGGCAAACGCAACTGGGGATAGTTTTTAGTTCTTCGACAATTTTTCGTTTACCTAATGGAGGCGATCGCTCTCCTGATGTAGCTTGGGTGAGGTTAGAACGATGGTCAGCTTTAACGGAGGAAGAACAAGAGAAGTTTCCACCAATTTGTCCTGATTTTGTCATTGAGTTGCGTTCCCGTACAGATGCGATTCAACCTCTTCGGGAGAAAATGCAGGAATATCTTAATAGTGGTTTGCAGTTAGGGTGGCTAATTAATCCTCAAGATCGACAAGTAGAAATTTATCGACGCGATCGCACGGTAGAGATTGTACAAATTCCCGTAAGTTTATCGGGAGAAGATGTGTTACCAGGGTTCGTTTTAAATTGGCCGTTAGCGTGA
- a CDS encoding beta-ketoacyl-ACP synthase codes for MSVKVVITGIGLVSALGTLESSWNQILSGNSGIRLHQPFPEIECRPLALIGKKPVELIKLTRQVLADAIIDADLFLPLPDCGLVIGSSRGNQAKLEQFAREGRRKKEEKRRKKEEKFTYLAEDEEGKELPITNYQFLDCLPHAGAIAAANFIGTRGPVLAPAAACATGIWAIAQAFELIQTGQCDRVIAGAVEAPITPLTLAGFNQMGALAQTGAYPFDSQREGFVLGEGAAVLVLESAELAKRRGAKIYGQVLGFGLTNDACYGTAPDLGGKSAIAAIEQCLSRSKLSVNDIDYIHAHGTATNLNDEHEAMLTEKLFPQGVAISSTKGATGHTLGASGALGAALCLMSLKHQILPPCVGLRTSLFELDLVMAARGSKIGNTLCFSFGFGGQNAVIALGRYR; via the coding sequence ATGAGTGTAAAAGTTGTTATTACTGGAATCGGTCTTGTTTCAGCTTTGGGTACGCTGGAATCTAGTTGGAATCAGATTTTATCGGGTAATTCTGGGATTAGGCTACACCAACCTTTCCCAGAAATTGAATGCAGGCCGTTGGCTTTAATTGGCAAAAAACCTGTTGAGTTAATAAAACTGACTCGGCAGGTTTTGGCTGATGCTATTATCGATGCTGATTTATTTTTACCTTTACCTGATTGTGGCTTAGTTATTGGTTCTAGTCGCGGAAATCAAGCAAAGTTAGAGCAATTTGCAAGGGAAGGAAGAAGGAAAAAGGAAGAAAAAAGAAGGAAGAAGGAAGAAAAATTTACTTATCTAGCAGAGGACGAAGAAGGAAAAGAATTACCAATTACCAATTACCAATTCTTAGATTGTTTGCCTCATGCTGGGGCGATCGCGGCGGCTAATTTCATTGGTACGAGGGGGCCAGTATTAGCACCAGCGGCAGCTTGTGCGACGGGAATTTGGGCGATCGCGCAAGCTTTTGAGTTAATCCAGACGGGACAATGCGATCGCGTCATTGCTGGCGCTGTGGAAGCCCCAATTACGCCCTTAACCCTAGCAGGATTCAATCAGATGGGTGCTTTGGCCCAAACGGGGGCCTATCCCTTTGATTCGCAGCGCGAAGGCTTTGTTTTGGGAGAAGGCGCTGCGGTGTTAGTTTTGGAGTCTGCTGAGTTAGCTAAGAGACGCGGTGCTAAGATTTACGGTCAAGTTTTGGGTTTTGGCTTGACAAATGATGCCTGTTATGGAACTGCACCGGATTTAGGAGGGAAAAGTGCGATCGCAGCGATCGAGCAATGTTTAAGTCGTAGTAAATTATCTGTCAATGATATAGATTATATTCATGCTCACGGCACTGCAACTAATTTAAATGATGAACATGAGGCAATGTTAACTGAAAAGTTATTTCCTCAAGGAGTTGCTATTAGTTCAACTAAGGGAGCAACGGGACATACATTAGGTGCGTCTGGTGCGTTGGGTGCGGCCTTGTGTTTAATGAGTCTTAAACATCAAATCTTACCGCCTTGTGTGGGATTGAGAACATCATTATTTGAGTTAGACTTAGTTATGGCTGCCCGTGGGAGTAAGATCGGGAATACACTTTGTTTTAGCTTTGGATTTGGGGGACAAAATGCTGTGATAGCTTTAGGAAGGTATAGGTAA
- a CDS encoding GUN4 domain-containing protein: MVLTHNLFSQTTCSINGHKKNGKVLAVATYVDCRRICFQLEGENRGTWIPESAFVGEEIVPFKIETETPVETLNNAVKENPRLSDLKTQANPSAWKDLVGWLAGEFANIDFPATINSVNRLQGRYKESTPYEIAHILIVHKSLQAAGVELISKTVVEDILIGLAKIDLPSISKLSAEMVYQIAAIYGFSLDSEERKQEALMIFGVTLLGERAINAGIDWLKLDPMKAKALNVISKALMIYAIGNAACVFYAAKAKKRDALTSVDEFKKLEEESQVYLEDATSEEKIYHKLEEEIREAVPKPNYSNLEKLLSMQEWERSDLETGKIVLQLLSHNPVDNIRSLAIEDIQNIDRLWGSNSNGRFGFRVQKQIYFSVGKKVGDFGEAVGWRGKAGVFGGIFGWKEYKDITFNLNKAPQGHLPAFWFNIYDKHGGVIVDESLKAILERQEW, encoded by the coding sequence ATGGTTTTAACTCACAACCTATTTTCCCAAACAACTTGCTCCATTAATGGTCACAAAAAAAACGGAAAAGTTTTAGCTGTAGCTACCTATGTAGATTGTCGCAGAATATGTTTTCAACTTGAAGGGGAAAACCGAGGAACATGGATTCCAGAATCAGCATTCGTAGGAGAAGAAATAGTACCTTTTAAAATCGAAACTGAAACACCAGTTGAAACCCTAAATAATGCTGTAAAAGAAAACCCTCGTTTATCAGATTTAAAAACCCAAGCTAATCCTAGTGCTTGGAAAGACTTAGTTGGCTGGCTGGCTGGTGAATTTGCGAACATTGACTTTCCAGCTACCATAAACTCTGTGAATCGATTACAGGGAAGATATAAGGAAAGCACACCCTATGAAATTGCTCATATCTTGATCGTTCATAAGTCTTTACAGGCAGCAGGAGTTGAGCTAATTAGTAAAACAGTTGTGGAAGATATCTTAATAGGTTTGGCAAAGATTGATTTACCATCTATCTCTAAGCTCTCAGCCGAAATGGTGTATCAGATAGCAGCAATTTATGGCTTTTCATTAGACTCTGAAGAACGTAAACAGGAAGCCCTTATGATTTTTGGTGTTACTCTTTTAGGGGAAAGAGCAATCAATGCAGGTATAGATTGGCTAAAGCTTGATCCAATGAAAGCTAAAGCCTTAAATGTAATAAGCAAAGCCTTAATGATCTATGCAATTGGAAATGCAGCTTGTGTCTTCTATGCAGCGAAGGCTAAAAAGCGCGATGCTTTGACTTCTGTTGACGAATTCAAGAAATTAGAAGAAGAAAGTCAAGTTTATCTAGAAGATGCTACATCCGAAGAGAAAATTTATCATAAGCTTGAAGAGGAAATCAGAGAGGCTGTTCCCAAGCCAAATTATTCTAATTTGGAAAAATTATTGAGTATGCAGGAATGGGAAAGATCCGATTTGGAAACTGGAAAAATTGTTTTACAATTATTAAGTCACAATCCGGTAGATAATATAAGATCCCTAGCCATTGAGGACATCCAAAATATAGATAGACTTTGGGGAAGCAACAGTAACGGACGTTTTGGCTTCAGAGTACAAAAACAGATATATTTCAGTGTGGGTAAAAAAGTAGGAGACTTTGGAGAAGCTGTGGGTTGGCGAGGAAAAGCTGGAGTGTTTGGGGGTATTTTTGGCTGGAAAGAATATAAAGACATAACTTTCAACCTTAATAAAGCCCCTCAAGGACACTTACCTGCATTTTGGTTCAATATTTATGATAAACACGGCGGTGTGATAGTTGATGAATCTTTAAAGGCAATTCTTGAAAGACAAGAGTGGTAA
- a CDS encoding photosystem I assembly protein Ycf4: protein MTAQMTSTSDRILRLEVLGSRRLSNYFFAAIVSIGGTGFLLAGISSYLHVNLLPFADPTQLYFFPQGIAMTFYGVCGVLLALYLWMTIACDVGGGYNEFNGENGSIRLFRWGFPGKNRKIDIAIKREDVQSVRIDIKEGLSPRRAIYLKLKDRREYPLTRVGQPLGLSEVENQGAQLARFLGVPLEGL from the coding sequence ATGACTGCACAAATGACATCGACAAGCGATCGCATACTCCGTCTGGAGGTTCTGGGATCGCGCCGCTTGAGTAATTACTTCTTCGCTGCGATCGTTAGTATCGGCGGGACTGGTTTTTTACTGGCAGGTATTTCTTCCTACTTGCACGTTAACCTACTGCCTTTTGCTGACCCTACTCAGCTCTACTTTTTCCCTCAAGGGATTGCGATGACTTTCTATGGTGTTTGTGGGGTGCTGCTGGCGCTTTACCTGTGGATGACGATCGCCTGCGATGTTGGGGGCGGCTACAATGAGTTTAATGGCGAAAATGGGAGTATTAGACTGTTTCGCTGGGGTTTTCCGGGGAAAAACCGCAAAATTGATATCGCCATTAAGAGGGAGGATGTACAATCGGTGCGAATTGATATTAAGGAAGGTCTGAGTCCGCGCCGAGCAATTTATCTCAAACTCAAGGATCGTCGGGAATATCCGTTGACGCGGGTGGGTCAGCCTTTAGGATTGTCTGAGGTGGAAAATCAAGGAGCTCAATTGGCTAGATTTTTGGGAGTTCCTTTGGAAGGCCTTTAG
- the psbD gene encoding photosystem II D2 protein (photosystem q(a) protein) has product MTIAVGRAQNERGLFDALDDWLKRDRFVFIGWSGLLLFPCAFFAIGGWLTGTTFVTSWYTHGLASSYLEGANFLTVAVSTPANSLGHSLLFLWGPEAQWDFTRWCQLGGLWAFIALHGAFALIGFCLRQIEIARLVGIRPYNALAFTGPIAVFVSVFLMYPLGQSGWFFAPSFGVAAIFRFLLFLQGFHNWTLNPFHMMGVAGILGGALLCAIHGATVENTLFEDGDGANTFRAFNPTQAEETYSMVTANRFWSQIFGIAFSNKRWLHFFMLFVPVTGLWMSSIGIVGLALNLRAYDFVSQELRAAEDPEFETFYTKNILLNEGIRAWMAPQDQPHENFIFPEEVLPRGNAL; this is encoded by the coding sequence ATGACTATAGCAGTCGGACGCGCCCAGAACGAACGAGGTCTATTTGATGCCCTCGACGACTGGCTCAAGCGCGATCGCTTCGTTTTCATCGGCTGGAGCGGCTTGCTCCTCTTCCCCTGCGCCTTCTTCGCCATCGGCGGTTGGCTGACCGGCACCACCTTCGTTACCTCCTGGTACACTCACGGTCTAGCTAGCTCCTACCTCGAAGGCGCTAACTTCCTCACCGTCGCCGTTTCCACCCCCGCTAACAGCTTGGGTCACTCCCTACTGTTCCTCTGGGGCCCGGAAGCTCAATGGGACTTCACACGCTGGTGTCAACTCGGCGGCCTGTGGGCATTCATCGCCCTACACGGCGCATTCGCCCTGATTGGCTTCTGTCTGCGTCAGATTGAAATTGCCCGTCTCGTAGGTATTCGTCCCTACAACGCTCTAGCTTTCACCGGCCCGATTGCCGTATTCGTCTCGGTGTTCTTAATGTACCCCTTGGGACAATCCGGCTGGTTCTTCGCCCCTAGCTTCGGCGTAGCAGCAATTTTCCGCTTTTTGTTATTCCTGCAAGGTTTTCACAACTGGACGCTCAACCCCTTCCACATGATGGGCGTAGCTGGAATCTTGGGTGGTGCTTTACTTTGCGCCATTCACGGTGCCACAGTAGAAAATACACTGTTTGAAGACGGCGATGGTGCTAACACCTTCCGCGCCTTCAACCCAACCCAAGCTGAAGAAACTTACAGCATGGTGACAGCGAACCGTTTTTGGTCGCAAATCTTCGGAATTGCTTTCTCCAACAAGCGTTGGCTGCACTTCTTCATGTTGTTTGTGCCTGTAACTGGCTTGTGGATGAGTTCTATTGGTATCGTCGGTTTGGCTTTAAACTTGCGGGCTTATGATTTTGTCTCCCAAGAGTTGCGAGCTGCTGAAGATCCTGAGTTTGAAACGTTCTACACTAAGAACATTCTGCTTAATGAGGGTATCCGCGCTTGGATGGCTCCTCAAGATCAACCGCACGAAAACTTCATCTTCCCTGAAGAAGTTCTTCCTCGCGGTAACGCTTTGTAA
- a CDS encoding DUF7674 family protein, which yields MSELKFENIGEKLVEVVPELRQSYELELKWWGNEQPGPHIIFGDLLNPYLISLLESHNQPILKQIFTFLEQLANHEDIKVQEVVAVTVCERLGDNPEWLSKVRQYMGKTTLQFSQEIEAFWGREQPITA from the coding sequence ATGAGCGAATTAAAATTTGAAAACATAGGAGAAAAGCTAGTTGAAGTAGTACCGGAACTTCGACAAAGTTATGAATTAGAGCTAAAGTGGTGGGGAAATGAACAACCAGGGCCTCACATTATCTTTGGGGATCTGCTTAACCCCTACTTAATCTCTTTGCTTGAATCACATAATCAACCAATTCTCAAGCAGATATTTACTTTTCTTGAACAATTAGCCAACCACGAAGATATTAAAGTGCAAGAAGTCGTTGCGGTTACTGTATGTGAACGTCTGGGGGATAACCCAGAATGGTTATCGAAAGTGCGTCAGTATATGGGTAAGACGACGCTTCAATTTTCTCAGGAAATAGAAGCCTTCTGGGGGCGAGAACAACCTATAACTGCCTGA
- a CDS encoding sensor histidine kinase yields MLQDLHPDEETAEWCELIQLQVQRMLGMADEVLEFSRGNAVLHKKTVNLSHTLQQFEKLNRVYFDSTHVDLVVQTADVIIEADENKILRVLQNLVGNAVEAFDGKGGKVEIVLETDEKWAKIIISDNGPGIPESIREHLFDAFVTFGKRSGTGLGTAIAKSIIDAHGGDITFESQYSQGTTFCLRLPRIKTE; encoded by the coding sequence ATGCTCCAAGACTTGCATCCAGACGAAGAAACGGCTGAATGGTGCGAACTGATTCAATTGCAAGTACAGCGAATGTTAGGAATGGCGGACGAAGTATTAGAATTTTCTCGCGGTAATGCTGTACTGCACAAAAAAACAGTCAATTTATCTCATACTTTACAGCAATTTGAAAAGCTAAACCGAGTTTATTTTGATAGTACTCATGTCGATTTGGTAGTGCAGACAGCAGATGTAATTATCGAAGCTGATGAAAACAAGATTTTGCGCGTTTTGCAAAATTTAGTGGGAAATGCTGTAGAAGCTTTTGACGGTAAGGGTGGTAAAGTTGAGATTGTGCTTGAGACCGATGAGAAATGGGCAAAAATTATAATTTCTGACAATGGACCGGGAATTCCTGAGTCAATTCGCGAACATCTATTTGACGCATTTGTAACTTTTGGAAAGCGGAGCGGTACGGGATTGGGAACAGCGATCGCTAAGTCAATTATAGATGCTCATGGCGGCGATATTACTTTTGAATCGCAATATTCCCAAGGCACAACTTTCTGCCTGCGTTTGCCACGAATAAAAACTGAATAG
- a CDS encoding NAD(+) kinase, which translates to MQLKQVIIAHKARDAQSQQWAEQCARQLESRGCHVLMGPSGAKDNPYPVFLASSTGKIDLAVVLGGDGTALAAARHLAPDNIPILAVNVGGHLGFLTESFEDFKDSEKVWDRLLQDRYAVQKRMMLQAAVFEGDRTNMEPVSDRFLALNEMCVKPASADRMPTSILEMEVDGEVVDQYQGDGLIVATPTGSTCYTASANGPILHPGMEAIAVTPICPLSLSSRPILLPSGSVVSIWPLADYDLTTKLWMDGVMATAIWPGHRVDVRMADCNAKFIILRENYSYYRTLREKLQWAGARIPYTNNHRN; encoded by the coding sequence GTGCAGCTCAAACAGGTAATCATCGCCCACAAAGCTAGAGATGCCCAAAGCCAGCAGTGGGCCGAACAGTGTGCGAGGCAATTGGAAAGTAGGGGTTGTCACGTTTTGATGGGGCCATCCGGCGCGAAGGATAACCCCTACCCAGTATTTTTGGCTTCTAGCACGGGAAAGATCGACCTAGCAGTAGTGCTCGGCGGTGATGGTACGGCTTTGGCTGCGGCTAGACATCTTGCTCCCGATAACATCCCCATTTTAGCGGTGAATGTGGGCGGACATTTGGGGTTTTTAACTGAATCTTTTGAAGATTTTAAGGACAGTGAAAAGGTTTGGGATCGGTTGTTGCAAGATCGCTATGCTGTACAGAAGCGGATGATGTTACAGGCGGCCGTATTTGAGGGCGATCGCACTAACATGGAACCAGTAAGCGATCGCTTCCTCGCCCTCAATGAAATGTGCGTCAAGCCAGCCTCCGCTGACAGAATGCCGACTTCTATCCTCGAAATGGAGGTAGACGGCGAAGTAGTCGATCAATATCAAGGAGACGGTTTAATAGTCGCTACTCCTACAGGTTCGACTTGCTACACGGCTTCTGCCAATGGCCCCATCCTACACCCCGGAATGGAAGCGATCGCAGTTACTCCGATTTGCCCTTTAAGCCTCTCCAGTCGCCCAATTCTTCTGCCTTCCGGCTCCGTAGTTAGCATCTGGCCACTAGCCGACTACGATCTAACTACTAAGCTCTGGATGGATGGCGTTATGGCTACTGCCATCTGGCCAGGACATCGCGTAGACGTGCGGATGGCAGACTGTAATGCAAAATTTATCATTTTGCGCGAAAACTATTCTTATTACCGCACCTTAAGAGAAAAACTTCAGTGGGCCGGAGCCAGAATTCCTTACACCAATAATCATCGCAATTAA
- a CDS encoding peptidylprolyl isomerase, whose protein sequence is MKIKIQRWILPLLLVGVLTLGGCGDSPSANSSPVPSPSASEAASTPPQQASSPQITNVPRLEGKATVVMVVKGTPITIEVDGTNAPITAGNFVDLVKRGVYDGLVFHRVVREPEPFVVQGGDPQGKDPKFPAAGLGTGGFIDPATSKERYIPLEIKPKGAKEPTYSTTLQQAGVTAKPVLQHTRGAVAMARSNPPDSASSQFYFALSDLPFLDGSYAVFGYVTQGMEAVDQIQAGDRIESAKVTQGLENLKN, encoded by the coding sequence ATGAAAATTAAAATTCAGCGATGGATACTGCCACTTTTGCTCGTTGGCGTACTAACTTTAGGAGGATGCGGCGATTCCCCTAGTGCAAATTCCTCACCCGTCCCTAGCCCCTCTGCCAGTGAAGCGGCTTCAACTCCACCGCAACAAGCGAGTAGCCCACAAATTACTAATGTACCCCGCCTAGAAGGAAAGGCAACGGTAGTAATGGTGGTCAAAGGTACCCCCATAACTATCGAAGTAGACGGCACAAATGCGCCTATTACTGCGGGTAATTTTGTTGATTTAGTCAAGCGCGGAGTTTACGACGGCTTGGTATTTCACCGAGTAGTTCGGGAACCGGAACCTTTTGTAGTTCAAGGCGGCGATCCCCAGGGGAAAGATCCTAAGTTTCCGGCGGCGGGTTTGGGAACAGGTGGTTTTATCGATCCGGCAACTTCAAAAGAGCGCTATATTCCCTTAGAAATTAAGCCGAAAGGAGCCAAAGAACCTACCTATAGTACGACACTTCAACAAGCGGGAGTAACGGCTAAACCTGTGTTGCAGCATACTCGCGGCGCTGTAGCAATGGCTCGATCTAATCCTCCTGATTCGGCTTCTTCTCAGTTTTATTTTGCTTTGAGTGATTTGCCATTTTTGGATGGGAGTTATGCGGTTTTTGGCTATGTAACGCAAGGGATGGAAGCGGTGGATCAAATTCAGGCTGGAGATCGCATTGAGTCGGCTAAGGTAACGCAGGGGTTGGAAAATTTGAAAAATTAA